The Malus domestica chromosome 08, GDT2T_hap1 genomic interval GGAACTTGCATCATTTTCGACTCTTCCTTATAAGGTCGGTACAACGCAGGGTCACCCAACCAGAGTAAGATAAGTCAAGAACAAACATATCCATTTCAATACAATAATCAACTAATTTAATCCAAATGgttagagaaaaaaaagagctcaaacaaaacaaattgcaGATAAAAATGCaaggaaaataaaagaaaggatATTTGTAAGCGTATTGTTGGTGGAAGGGTCGACAATTTCGATGGGCTTGATCTTGCTGAGTAGAACCTCGAGACCCTTAGTGACAAGGTAATCGAATGACTCTATGTGGTGGCGGAAGAGCTCACGCACCGCCGCGAAGTCCTCCGCTGCCGCCAATTGCTTCCCGAACATCTTCGTCggcttctcttctctctccgaCGATGTCATCTTTCTGATGGTTCGTTCGCTGTTCAGTGAAGAGGAaaggaaagaaggaaagaaggaaagaagaagaagaaagaagaaggggtTTTGTTTAACAGAGGTTGCAGAGGCTTCATACATTCCAGGGTTTTTAGTTAGGGTTTTAGAGATTTTTGGGcagctggtttttttttttttttttttttttttttttttcggtcgtaaggttggtttgggctttttgTTGTTTGTGGTTTGGGCTAACCGCCCAAGTTTTCGTTGGACAGTGTAAAATTATTAACAGTATATAATTTTgcacaattttgttttttgacaaacgattttatatatactaaaagaaAGAAGTACTGAGTTTAATCTCACAATGGACGTGATTATAACATATCTCTactattataaaataaatatctCTCTCCCAATCCgacgtttctctctctctccctttctccttcttattaaaaaaaatggttacACACACAAAGGGCTCAGTCGAAtgtgattttaaaatgattgaaattgtttttgatgaaattgattttggttttcaaaagcacttcaaatgtttttttggaaaaaatacTAGATATGTGTTTCTTGCAAGAAGCGCTTCAAATTCTTATCTAGAATTCACTTGGATTTTAATAAGGATTGGtttcaaaacattttcactaaaagcgcttgtagtcattttaaaagtacttccaaacgaGTCCAATGTGTGTGGACATATGCTAGTTTTGATTTTACTACGGCACTCCTTTTgttttaaaagttttttttattccatTTCTTACGgccaaaagttttttttttatatacaaaaatatatttacACAAGAGGGTGAGAGAATAAATATCGAACGAGATTCAAATTTAAGATGTttatttacaagtgaaaaaaataaCACTGAATTATAATATTAAGTGGTCAGATCCACTCTTAAAATAATTTGAAAGCAATGAAGGATTTCTCTATTTTAGTTAATTTTCATTATCAAACATCAATTTTCTCTCTTTATGATATATTTCGATTATGAATGAGTGATTTGTAGGTTAGGGTGCTTTTCTTCAATCCACTATGTCTTAAATTTCCAAACTCTCTTACATTAGAATATCGTTTATATGTAtccattattattttgtttgaacaaatgatattatgatGCATCAAGGGAAATGAgtgggcttaacctcacaatggactaataataatgtggttcgaaTTTGCCTTTGATGAAAAACGAACCTAAAATTTCTCAGTTataagtgaaaaggaatacacCGCTAAGTGGCTCGTaagaattattttttaaactaggTGGAgcagtttttcaatttttaatttgacTCTCTATTTTCAGTTTGAATAGGTGAGACCGTTTTGTAGGGGAAAGAGGCAGCCAAAGGAGCTCTGCCTTCCGCTTCCATTTATTTCCCGCCAATATCGCTTCATTCaacctcctctctctctttctctctctctctccccctccccctctctctctcctctctcgtcctggtggtggtgatggtgctgTTAGGCCAGCTCGCTTCTGTTTCTCCCCGAAaaagaaagcagaaagaaataaTTCCGTTCCTCATCAGGTGAGATTAAACTGTAAATGTTTATGAATTATCTGATGAACTTGTCATCTTTTAGTGGCTTATGTTTCTCTGAATGTTCaaatggtgatttttttttttacaaggtTCAAatggtgatatatatatatatatatatgttcttttctctttggtgattgatatatatatatatatatatatatatatatatatatatatatatgtatgtatgtatgtatgtatgaatTTGTCATCTTTTAATGTTTGACATGCTTCACATTGGatatttataaatttgattAGTAAAGGAAACTTTAATACACAAAATATAGaattaaaaatttcaaaaatttgtcaagaagaacaaaagaaaaagaaaacaatttcaaaACTTTATTTCTTAATAATCGAATCGTGCAAATAACTGGGCAGCAATCATGCCATTGAAACTGTAAACTTGAACCTAattctacaacaacaacaacaaccaagcgTTATCCCAAtatcttttgagtctttttccaagtcttcctagTTCTTCCTCTACCCTTTATCCCGGAGTCGCCGTCTCATAGTCGCATTTTTTAACCGAAGCATCAGTAGGTCTTTGAGTCACGTGTCCAAACCTAGAATAACATAAATTTTGCTTATGATGGCTTCCCGTTTAAAGAACGATATAGTAGGACTTTTCGGATGCAGCTATGTGTTTTAGGCCTCAGTTTAGACCAAACACTCTCAATGATTTAATACCAAAATTATCCGAACCTGACTTGACAAATTGTACATTTAGTATGCCTCTTGTGTTGACATTGAAAGTCTTTCGTTTTAGTACAATTTATCTTGCTAACTTCTTCCTAGTTTATGTTATTTAGTCACAAACTTGCTCCCTGAAGTATTGAGTATGCTAGCTAACTAAATGAGAACTTTGAATTGTTTTCAAAGAAACACGAAAACCGTGGTTCTTATTTTTGGCGCAATcagaaagcaaaagtatatTTCTTGCATCTACAATATTGATAGTTCAGTTTGTCTAATAATTTACTGGAAAGCTTGATTTTTGAATATTGAGATGGTTCACTTGCTTCTGGTCTTTGATCGAGATCGTTAAGGTAACATCTATGTGCTTGTCTGTAATGCATTTTACTCTTTTGTAGTTTTCAAACTGTTCGTATGTGTATGAAATATGCGTCTGTGCTGAGGAAATGTTTTGTCTGATCTAACGGAGTTCTCATTTCCGATATTATCAGGGGACATTCTTGAATCATGCTCCAAAATTGCCTAATTGCTTGATTGTCAAACAGATATGCGGACGAGGAAATCATGCTTTAAATTTCCTAGATGCTTGATTATGCTGAAGATTTGTGCTTGTGTATGAGTTTACTGCAGTTCTTGCGCTTTCATTCCAGATGTGTCGTACTTAAGTCACTAACCGATTCTTTTAGACTCCCGGGAGGAGGAGTTCTCTATTATAAGTTGTTATTCTTACTATTATCTCAGATTTTGATAGATGATATAATGGGATACAGTTAGCAATTGTGAGATAACTTTATAGTTGCTAGATAGGAAGCTACAAAATCATTTCCTTTCTCACGTTCACCTGTCAAAATGGGTAGCGACGGCAGTGAGGATGGGAGTCCTAAAGAACATATTATCTTGCATGGTGAACTGGATTTGTGGATTATAGAAGCTAAAGCTCTTCCAAATATGGATTTACCTTCAGAAAGAATGAGACGGTGTTTCACCATGTTTGGGACTTGCTCTACTCCCTTCGGTAATAGGCCAACTAAAACTGCTTCGGGAAAGCAGGCAATGATTACAAGTGATCCTTATGTGTCTGTTTGCCTAGCCGGAGCAACTGTTGCTCAAACCAGAATAATTTCAAACTGCGAGAATCCTTCGTGGGAAGAACATTTTTGCGTACCTGTTGCTCACCCTGTTGTGAAGGTGGAGTTTCATGTCAAAGATAATGATGTTCTTGGAGCAGAACTTATTGGAGTAGTGGAGATATCTGTTGATAAAATCATTTCGGGAAAGCCAATTAATGACTGGTTTCCGATTATTGGCAATCATGGGAACTGTTTAAAACCTTTTCCTGAACTGCATGTTTCTATTCAGTTTAAGCCAGTTGAAGGTAACCCTTTGTATAAGAATGGTGTTGGCGCTGGGCCCGACTATAAGGGAGTTCCTAATACATATTTTCCCCTTCGCAAAGGAGGGAGTGTCACTTTATATCAAGATGCTCATGTACCTAACAATATGCTGCCTGAAATTGTACTGGAAGGAGGGAAAATTTTTCAGCAAGGGAAGTGCTGGGAAGACATATGTCATGCCATCTTGGAAGCTCAGCACCTTATATATATTATAGGCTGGTCAGTGTACCACCGTGTTAAGCTTGTAAGGGAGCCAACAAGGCCACTACCTTCTGGAGGAGAGCTGGCACTTGGGGAGTTGTTGAAGTACAAGTCACAAGAAGGGATTCGTGTTGTTATGCTGATCTGGGATGATAAAACTTCACATGACAAATTATTTTTGAAAACGGTAATTCCATGAGATCTGAAAGTTACAAATATTACATGTTATTACTATTAGAATGCATTTTATTGATGATCGTTTCAATGCAGGAAGGTGTCATGCAGACCCATGACGAGGAAACCAAAAGGTTTTTCAAACATTCCAGTGTTCATTGTGTTCTTTCTCCTCGTTATGCGAGCAATAAGCTTAGTATTTTCAAGCAACAGGTATGGAACATCTGCATTTTAGAGCTAAACCCATGTTGTTTACTGGAATGATACATATCCTATAGCGTCGTGTAATTTCAGTTGCTCATTTAAATGGATTCCTCTAGTCCAGGTTGTGGGAACCCTTTTTACGCATCATCAGAAATGTGTGCTTCTTGACACAGCTTCTGGGAATAATCGGAAAATAACTGCTTTCATTGGTGGCCTGGATATGTGTGACGGAAGATATGACACTCCGGAGCACAGGCTCTTTAAAGATGTCAACTCAGTCTTTCAAAATGATATTCATAATCCTACATTCCCTGTAAGTAGCGATATCACCTCTATACAACTATCTACATTCTTGAGATCAATGTATGATATGATATGTACTGAAGCagttttctttattcttttctctcCTTTTCAACTTTGTTACGACACGGAGAAATCTGTGCATTTTTTGCTCAGTAGTGAGCAATACGTGCATTTTGCCCAACATTGGCCTGCCCCGTTTAAGCTTGAGTTTTGCTATCAGATTATTCTTTATAGTATACTTttcgcttcttttttttttgttttgtttatatttatgAAGTTACAACCAAGGTTTAATGTATTAATATATTAATCATATCTTTTTGCTACCAGTGATGTTTGGTTCAATCTGCATCTCTTTACTTTTCGACGTCTTAAGTGGTCTCCTTTTGTTGAAAGTTCAAACAATAAATAAGTATAAATATACGGTTTTGACAGTTCTATTTGTTGTAACAAGTACAGCCTAACGATCATGGCCCGAGGGAACCATGGCATGATTTACACTGTAAAATTGAGGGTCCTGCTGCATATGATATATTGACAAATTTTGAACAAAGATGGAGAAAGGCAAAAAAGCGCGACTTCAAGATAAAAAAGGTTACTAATAGGCATGATGATGCCTTGATAAGGCTTGACCGCGTTTCATGGATAGTCTCTCCAACTTCTAATCGTGATGGTGAACAAAATGTACGTGTTAGCAGTGAAGAAGATCGTGAGAACTGGCATGTTCAGGTAGGGAAGGAAAAGTTTCAATGATAACAGCTTAATACTGCAACTCATTTCAAGGAAACTTTTACACAGATGGTGGTCAGTTTTGACTCTTCTTTGATAGGTATTCAGGTCCATTGACTCAGGATCTGTAAAGGGATTTCCGAAGGGCGTCCAGGATGCTGAAGCGCAGGTTAGAACTAGGTTTATGTAATTCGTTTATAATCCTCACAGTTTTTTCTCACTTATTTACTTTACCGAAAATTAGTGTGTTAACCATCTAGTTAATTAGTAGCTTCTAACAGGTTTTTGTTCATTGATCATAAACTGAGAGGTCAAACCCACAAATAAAACCCTTTAATCTGACTTTCACTTCTTGCAGAATCTTATTTGTGGAAAGAATTTGAAAATAGATAAGAGCATCCATGTTGCATATATTAAAGCTATACGATCAGCTCAACGCTTTATATACATAGAGAATCAGTACTTCGTTGGATCTTCATTCTACTGGCCGTCGTACAAAAATGCAGGTAAGTTACAGCTTAGTTTCTGGTGTTGCCAGGGTTACACTTTCGTCAGCTAACATGTTAACAAATACCCTTTGGCTCTCAATTttgctctttttcatacttgcaatatcaCCACCACAGGTGCAGATAACTTGATCCCGATGGAACTGGCCCTAAAAGTTGCCAGCAAAATCAAAGCAAATGAGCGTTTCTCAGTGTATATAGTAGTACCTATGTGGCCAGAGGGTGTCCCAACTGCCTCTGCTACTCAGGAAATTTTATACTGGCAGGTTAGATCATTCTGTCTTCTGTTACGCTACAAGGAACTCTTTAGTCTCTTGACCTTTTTAAAAATGTGTAAAAAGGGAATTTCTCAACCATACTTTCTTGTGTGTGGATAAATTGGGATGTAATGAATGCTAGAACTCGGTTGTTATTTCGCCTTTCCTTTGTGAGTGATCTTTGTCTGATCAGTTTATGTATGACTCCTGAGTCCTGcctatagaaatttccaagccaagaactaaagtcataatttttcTGTGTTACAACTTTTGTGAAATTTTGCACTTTTGTAACGTAAGATTTACTGCGAAGAAGAAACTTTGTCTGCATTGACTGATATAGTAACTTTTGTTAGCTTGATAGACGTTGCTAGCATTTTCCGTAACAGCTtaagattttgagctctagtgGTTGTCTAACTTGGTACCACAGCTTTGGTTGCAATGAGTTCGAAACCTCCAATGCCCACTGGTGGGACTGcacctatatatatatctttatcTGCATTCATTTGGCCAAATCTCTAGGTGAGGGAAATTTGGCCATTTCCTAACAACGTAAGCTTTTAGGGTTTCACTGTTGTCTACAATTATAACCTTCCCAGTTCCCCGAAACAAGCATGAAAGTTTGATACTACTCAGGCTTGGACTTTTTGAATTCTTgcaaagaatgaatttagaacTTTCAAAACTGCAGTTAAAAAGTTGATAAACATTATTGTAGGCTTCCCAGCTTGTCGAGTTCTTGAGTTAATAGAGCCAACCAAAGCTTGCTTACTTAGTGCATAAAGATTACAGCTCCGGAAGTTACACCGGAGGGAGAACCGCGATTTCTTATTTCCATTTTCTTGAGCTTAATTTGAAGTTTGCTGGTCACCACAGGCACAGACAATGGGTATGATGTACCAGGTTGTTACAAGTGCCCTTCAAGATGCAGGCCTTTTCGATCAGTATCATCCACAGGATTATTTGAACTTTTACTGCCTCGGTAACCGTGAAGCTCCATCTTCATCCCAACCTCATCAGCCAACCGATAATCGTGGACTGGTATACTTGTGTTTTCATTCTGGTAAACTAGCTAGTAGTCAATTTACTATTGCACAATACGAAATACGTTTGACAGGCTCTGATGGATCTCACATCCAACAATTTGCTATGTCTTTAACTTTTTTCTCTCTTGTTAACAGTTGTTAGCGCAAAAGTTCCGGCGGTTTATGATTTATGTTCATGCCAAAGGGATGATAGTTGATGATGAGTATGTAATCTTGGGATCTGCAAACATTAACCAAAGATCAATGGACGGTTCAAGGGACACAGAAATTGCTATGGGTGCTTACCAACCACACCATACATGGGCTGCAGAAAAGAATCTTCATCCACACGGCCAGGTCCGAAACCCTTCCATTACATCAAATTCTTTCCTACTTGCTGCAATCTAAAAGGACGAACACAATGTTACAAAACACCGTATATGTAATCGGAAAAGCAACATATTCTCCAAATCTTTTTGGTGTCTGCTAATGTTACTCGATGTCTTTGGATGGATGTAGGTATATGGTTATCGGATGTCACTGTGGGCTGAGCACCTGGGTGGAGTTGAGGATACCTATCAAGACCCCGAGAGCCTTGAATGCGTGAAGCGTGTTAACGACATCGCGAAGCTTAACTGGAAAGCATTTGTGTCTGAAGAGCATAGGGAGATGAAGGGACACTTGATGACATACCCAGTTCAGATTGGGAGAGATGGACGAGTGAGTTCGTTGCCTGGATACGAATCGTTTCCTGATGTTGGTGGTAAAATATTGGGAGCACCCACCAGTCTTCCGGATGCCCTAACAACATAACCAGTTGAAATTGTAACTTGGGAGTCAAGGCACCAACATATGATGTACAGTGTGGATGTAGTCCTTAAATCTAAAACCTTAATTGCGATGTTGTACAGTGTCATCAGAACATGTCTTTATGATTGCCATGAATTATATTCAGCAGTTCGAGATGGTCAATTGCTTATTAGAATATTATTGTATGGTACTGAAACACTGTCACATAGTATAATTAATTTACTTATGATTTATTACATATATAATCACCGTTTGCGTTACTAGTAAGTTCTCATGATTCTCTTAGAGgaaattgatgaaaaaataacaaacaaaaagacTTCTAACTCATATGTTTAGTAAAGCCAACTATTTTCATCGCAAAACTCTTCCATGCTACGAGCACTGGATGGGCATCGAAGTCGAACCCAATTTGATCTTGTAACACATTTTATAAAAGCATCCGAAGAACAATGATTTAGAGTACTtgaatctaacggaggacatgacacagaatcgaacgcaatggcgttctagtattcatatagctgacctcacttagtgggaaaaagctttgttgttgtattcAAAGAACAATGATTTACACATCATTTTTACCTCTCAAACAccccttttattttttgtcatatTGATCTTTTTCAGTTTATTCGATCCAATGACAGGAAATTGAGAGGAGTGTGTAAAAGGTAAAAAGAGGTGGAGATAACATCACAGCACCAGATACAAAGGTAGCTTATTGAAAAGTAGAATATAAGATCCTTTTTGCTGCACCCTTCTTTCATATGACCGCATAGCGCAGTGGATTAGCGCGTCTGACTTCGGATCAGAAGGTCGTGGGTTCGACTCCCACTGTGGTCgtctccttttattttttcaaatatttttttttccatttattttacactccctccctccctctctctgccTCTCTCTAGGGTTTTAGGCATTCTCAGAAATTCTTTTAGCCCTCTCtgtctcttccttcttcttcatctgaaATCTTAGGTAAGAACTCGAACATTTTCTCTTCTGGGTTTTATTTATTGTACGATGTTCTTTGCTTTTCCTCTTCAATTCAGctaaaatttcaatttgtttaTTGAATTTTACATGGGGTAAA includes:
- the LOC103421386 gene encoding phospholipase D delta-like, which gives rise to MGSDGSEDGSPKEHIILHGELDLWIIEAKALPNMDLPSERMRRCFTMFGTCSTPFGNRPTKTASGKQAMITSDPYVSVCLAGATVAQTRIISNCENPSWEEHFCVPVAHPVVKVEFHVKDNDVLGAELIGVVEISVDKIISGKPINDWFPIIGNHGNCLKPFPELHVSIQFKPVEGNPLYKNGVGAGPDYKGVPNTYFPLRKGGSVTLYQDAHVPNNMLPEIVLEGGKIFQQGKCWEDICHAILEAQHLIYIIGWSVYHRVKLVREPTRPLPSGGELALGELLKYKSQEGIRVVMLIWDDKTSHDKLFLKTEGVMQTHDEETKRFFKHSSVHCVLSPRYASNKLSIFKQQVVGTLFTHHQKCVLLDTASGNNRKITAFIGGLDMCDGRYDTPEHRLFKDVNSVFQNDIHNPTFPPNDHGPREPWHDLHCKIEGPAAYDILTNFEQRWRKAKKRDFKIKKVTNRHDDALIRLDRVSWIVSPTSNRDGEQNVRVSSEEDRENWHVQVFRSIDSGSVKGFPKGVQDAEAQNLICGKNLKIDKSIHVAYIKAIRSAQRFIYIENQYFVGSSFYWPSYKNAGADNLIPMELALKVASKIKANERFSVYIVVPMWPEGVPTASATQEILYWQAQTMGMMYQVVTSALQDAGLFDQYHPQDYLNFYCLGNREAPSSSQPHQPTDNRGLLLAQKFRRFMIYVHAKGMIVDDEYVILGSANINQRSMDGSRDTEIAMGAYQPHHTWAAEKNLHPHGQVYGYRMSLWAEHLGGVEDTYQDPESLECVKRVNDIAKLNWKAFVSEEHREMKGHLMTYPVQIGRDGRVSSLPGYESFPDVGGKILGAPTSLPDALTT